A portion of the Opitutales bacterium genome contains these proteins:
- a CDS encoding winged helix-turn-helix domain-containing protein, with product MTFTHASFILSGMEKRDARMLGQQAQEEVRRQAIKLLKAGHTRVAVAAQLDVSRQHVGEWWHRYQQGGWAALKKRKRGVPKGTSRKLTPEQENEVRRLITDKMPDQLKLSFALWTREAVRQLIKERYGVDYALQSLSVVLRRWGLTPQRPVKRAYEQRPAEVKQWLNESYPAIAERAKTEG from the coding sequence ATGACTTTCACCCATGCATCATTCATCCTTTCAGGCATGGAAAAACGAGATGCTAGGATGCTCGGTCAGCAGGCCCAAGAGGAGGTGCGTCGTCAGGCGATCAAGTTGCTCAAAGCTGGTCACACCCGCGTCGCTGTTGCGGCTCAATTGGATGTGTCACGCCAACATGTTGGAGAGTGGTGGCATCGTTATCAGCAAGGCGGTTGGGCGGCTCTGAAGAAACGCAAACGCGGCGTTCCCAAGGGCACATCGCGCAAGCTCACGCCGGAGCAAGAAAACGAAGTCAGACGACTCATTACCGACAAGATGCCAGACCAACTGAAACTCTCTTTTGCGCTGTGGACGCGTGAAGCGGTGCGCCAGCTCATCAAAGAACGTTACGGCGTGGACTACGCGCTGCAAAGCTTGAGTGTCGTGCTGCGCCGCTGGGGTCTCACACCCCAACGTCCGGTCAAACGTGCCTACGAGCAGCGCCCGGCTGAGGTCAAACAGTGGCTCAATGAGAGCTACCCAGCCATCGCTGAGCGCGCTAAAACAGAGGG
- a CDS encoding ligase-associated DNA damage response exonuclease — protein MSSGATQKWGNGLVELSRAGLYCPKGGFHIDPWKGVDRALITHGHADHTRVGSSHYTCADIGLPILELRLGKKAPIEGWPYGERRRLGDVWVSFHPAGHVLGSAQIRIESGENVTVITGDYKRHWDPSCHPFEVVPCDTFITESTFGLPIYQWPDPSAEFEKINTWWRRNSEQGRTSVIYAYSLGKAQRILAGIDPKIGPIGVHRAVDEFLPIYRNAGFPIPETVRIGSENPQIIKGSGLFVLPPSAEAKWMSKLGPSSEAAASGWMRVRGMRRWQSYDQGFVISDHADWPTLHQTIQETGAHHIGVTHGYTTEMVRYLREVGHNAFEVPTWFTGDRED, from the coding sequence ATGAGCTCAGGAGCAACGCAAAAGTGGGGAAATGGCTTGGTCGAGCTAAGTCGAGCAGGCCTTTACTGTCCCAAAGGGGGGTTTCATATCGACCCCTGGAAAGGCGTTGATCGTGCACTCATCACCCATGGTCATGCGGACCACACACGCGTCGGAAGTAGCCATTACACCTGTGCGGATATTGGACTGCCCATTTTAGAACTTCGCCTTGGCAAAAAGGCACCGATCGAGGGTTGGCCCTATGGAGAACGGCGTCGATTAGGGGATGTTTGGGTCAGCTTTCACCCGGCCGGACATGTCTTGGGCAGCGCGCAGATTCGTATAGAGTCGGGCGAAAACGTCACTGTAATCACAGGGGATTACAAACGTCACTGGGACCCGAGTTGCCATCCCTTTGAAGTGGTTCCTTGCGACACATTCATTACTGAGTCCACCTTCGGCCTTCCCATTTATCAATGGCCCGACCCGTCCGCTGAGTTCGAAAAAATAAATACCTGGTGGCGCAGGAATAGCGAGCAAGGACGCACATCGGTGATCTATGCTTATTCGCTCGGCAAAGCACAACGCATCCTCGCCGGCATCGATCCAAAAATTGGCCCCATCGGCGTGCATCGAGCAGTGGACGAATTTCTGCCAATTTACCGCAATGCTGGTTTTCCGATTCCGGAAACAGTACGGATTGGCTCAGAGAATCCTCAAATCATAAAGGGAAGCGGTCTCTTTGTCCTACCCCCATCCGCCGAAGCAAAATGGATGTCAAAGCTGGGCCCCTCATCAGAGGCAGCAGCATCAGGCTGGATGCGCGTCCGTGGCATGCGTCGTTGGCAGTCTTATGACCAGGGGTTTGTGATCTCCGACCACGCAGACTGGCCGACCCTGCATCAAACAATCCAGGAAACCGGAGCCCACCACATTGGCGTCACCCACGGCTACACCACCGAAATGGTCCGCTACCTCCGCGAAGTGGGTCATAACGCCTTTGAAGTGCCCACTTGGTTTACGGGGGACAGAGAAGATTAA
- a CDS encoding DUF445 family protein: MTAKTIIIFSIPFITAFIGWLTNWVAIKMLFRPQRPQRVLGLVTWQGLIPRRQPELAAKAAEIIERELVSNHVIHDKIRGVDIKPGLRTAVSRLIRQRLVPKLQGIPLVGNFVNDQAVESLENMALEEIDKEGEVLMEKIATKFESNFDVKHIVEQRIQEFDLDRLESIVMEVARKEFKTIERLGFVLGFVVGCLQVALIWFTGGMG; the protein is encoded by the coding sequence GTGACTGCAAAAACGATCATAATCTTTTCGATCCCCTTTATAACAGCATTCATTGGATGGCTTACTAATTGGGTCGCCATCAAGATGCTTTTCCGCCCTCAGCGCCCTCAGCGGGTTCTGGGTCTCGTTACTTGGCAGGGGCTCATTCCGCGACGTCAACCGGAACTCGCGGCGAAGGCGGCTGAGATCATTGAACGCGAGCTGGTCAGTAATCATGTAATTCATGACAAAATCCGAGGTGTAGATATCAAACCTGGCCTGCGCACGGCCGTATCTCGTCTGATCCGCCAACGCTTAGTTCCGAAGCTTCAGGGAATTCCATTAGTGGGGAATTTTGTAAATGATCAGGCCGTCGAATCGCTTGAGAACATGGCCCTTGAGGAAATAGATAAAGAGGGAGAGGTCCTGATGGAGAAAATTGCCACGAAGTTTGAGAGTAACTTTGATGTGAAGCATATCGTCGAGCAGCGGATTCAAGAGTTCGACTTGGACCGTCTTGAGTCCATCGTGATGGAGGTGGCCAGAAAGGAATTTAAGACCATTGAACGATTAGGCTTTGTTTTGGGCTTTGTCGTGGGCTGCCTCCAAGTGGCTCTCATTTGGTTCACCGGAGGAATGGGATGA
- a CDS encoding ADP-ribosylglycohydrolase family protein: protein MDASLKNRIEGMILGQFLGDAAALGAHWIYNTTDLAQQFPGGIQGFESPADGHYHAGKLSGDFTHYGDASLVLLEALAEVDQFDARSYGKRFVESIDPKKGYAGYFDAATRGTIENYKNAVAAGDADTYSFQEGADDDQLATISSLAIFVGWFVAKNGLETKTALLEQVETLTRVRQNNDRAVAYCQAHALILFELLNGRDVHSAFHRAESEMDAVGSFSVELLRKTKEAFDLKHKTVVDATDELGQSCPLICSFPSSVQATAKHNEEFESAILDIIRAGGDSAGRAAIVGSWIGARLGASNLPQQWIAKMSAASRIKELLAALLS from the coding sequence ATGGATGCTTCATTGAAAAATCGAATCGAGGGCATGATCCTCGGACAGTTCCTCGGCGACGCCGCGGCGTTGGGTGCGCATTGGATTTATAATACTACGGACCTCGCCCAACAGTTCCCCGGCGGCATTCAGGGCTTTGAAAGTCCCGCCGACGGCCATTATCACGCAGGCAAACTCTCGGGAGACTTCACCCATTATGGCGACGCCTCACTGGTGCTCTTGGAGGCGCTCGCTGAAGTCGATCAGTTTGATGCCCGTTCTTATGGAAAACGATTTGTCGAGTCGATAGATCCGAAGAAGGGCTATGCGGGCTATTTCGACGCTGCCACTCGCGGTACCATTGAAAATTATAAAAACGCGGTCGCTGCTGGCGATGCGGACACCTACTCCTTTCAGGAAGGTGCTGATGATGATCAATTGGCCACCATCTCGAGCTTAGCAATCTTTGTCGGTTGGTTTGTCGCGAAAAATGGACTCGAAACGAAGACTGCACTGCTCGAACAGGTCGAAACCTTGACCCGAGTTCGGCAGAATAACGACCGTGCCGTCGCTTACTGCCAGGCTCACGCACTCATTCTTTTCGAGCTACTTAACGGCCGCGATGTGCACAGCGCATTTCATCGGGCTGAGTCCGAAATGGATGCAGTGGGTAGTTTCAGTGTCGAACTCCTCCGCAAGACGAAAGAAGCTTTTGACCTGAAGCACAAAACCGTGGTCGATGCTACCGACGAACTTGGACAGAGCTGTCCGTTGATTTGTAGCTTCCCGTCGTCAGTTCAGGCTACTGCAAAACACAACGAAGAATTTGAATCGGCGATTTTGGACATCATCCGTGCTGGGGGCGACAGTGCAGGGCGCGCCGCGATTGTTGGCAGTTGGATCGGGGCGCGCTTGGGTGCAAGCAATTTGCCGCAACAATGGATCGCTAAGATGAGCGCAGCTTCCCGGATTAAAGAATTGCTGGCGGCACTTTTGTCTTAG